In a single window of the Cherax quadricarinatus isolate ZL_2023a chromosome 88, ASM3850222v1, whole genome shotgun sequence genome:
- the LOC128698504 gene encoding zinc finger protein 624 isoform X2, translated as MKWSMAGRVVSRRISVVEGRVEPYELVELFYGSSTASPATNASQLSPRSGGTSSPEVMQVVEQTTKEKLHPDSYTCEVCGRNFKEASHFTKHKRGALCRKLAQRMAKKTKKRKGSGNQDSADKKNKQRILHKPYQCNVCGAKFCDKVNVELHLERQHNSRQQLWVEVAKSGVFSCAECDRCFQDKGDLAEHQRQHMATYLHHTERLSHGGEPQGTTVVYYHDTLQQVPTYGQQTQPPPPPHLPPPPAPTPMAHIHTNMTTILHTPQLPPSSIIPVSQANNSQPSLSTHSALPSIPPLTVVECVAKGLKNSKTDRLTANSKWNICGECGHKFVDPMNLELHIQRKHPDSYMIETINLGGGTILYKTNNTRSDVQCLITQNGSPNSDLKLNKANPQTFDCILCGYKATSKNYVLFHLQNIHSTSNTDFIHVLETLESGKKGPRGIKGKKGSQDPLLREQRHVCDACGEVFLSKAELIRHRIKDKQYMCGVCCHASCSQQEVTTHMATHHPHHHTSMTGGLSCWICGAVSGSASNLDDHLVTHGTIRAECVSCGEYGDRLEALLPHVGVHLPRQSTRVRLTVGRPGQPPLSHTFEVAVDGTIHSGLNTNRTSPVSVEAMPTRIAPAYACSECGACLAGAAQLEAHLPLHQVNSIVTTQAAISTNNSGTFTNTTATMGPVTASMTAAIGASVDCVFRVPGSFEFRCEECGFWREDSEPVMRHIQAVHMSGNMLHSVKLQSGLVQIHPIHVVTPISSLSAQ; from the exons GTTGAAGGGCGTGTAGAACCATATGAGCTGGTAGAGCTGTTCTATGGCAGCAGTACTGCATCCCCTGCTACAAATGCATCACAACTTTCTCCTAGATCAGGTGGAACTTCTTCTCCTGAGGTCATGCAG GTTGTAGAACAAACAACTAAGGAAAAACTTCATCCCGATTCTTATACTTGTGAAGTCTGTGGGAGGAATTTCAAAGAAGCATCACACTTCACTAAACACAAACGTGGAGCCCTTTGTAGAAAATTAGCCCAGCGCATGGCTAAGAAAACTAAAAAGAGGAAAGGCTCTGGAAATCAGGACTCTGCAGATAAGAAAAATAAACAAAGAATTCTtcataaaccatatcagtgtaaTGTGTGTGGTGCTAAATTCTGTGATAAAGTAAATGTGGAATTACACTTAGAAAGGCAACACAACAGTCGCCAGCAACTATGGGTTGAAGTTGCAAAGAGTGGGGTTTTCTCATGTGCAGAGTGTGATAGATGCTTTCAAGATAAAGGAGATCTAGCAGAGCATCAGAGACAACATATGGCAACATATCTTCACCACACTGAGAGATTAAGTCATGGAGGGGAACCTCAGGGTACAACTGTAgtatactaccatgatactctcCAACAGGTCCCGACTTATGGAcagcagacacaaccaccacccccgccACACCTGCCTCCACCTCCTGCCCCTACACCAATggctcacatacacacaaacatgaccACGATTCTTCACACTCCTCAGCTTCCCCCATCATCAATTATTCCTGTGTCACAAGCTAACAATTCGCAGCCATCTCTCTCTACTCATTCTGCACTACCAAGTATACCACCTTTAACAGTAGTAGAGTGTGTAGCAAAAGGTCTAAAGAATAGCAAGACAGATAGATTGACGGCAAATAGTAAATGGAATATATGCGGTGAGTGTGGCCACAAGTTTGTAGATCCCATGAATCTAGAGCTTCACATTCAACGGAAGCACCCTGATTCGTATATGATAGAGACCATTAATTTAGGAGGTGGAACCATTCTCTACAAAACCAATAATACTCGTTCAGATGTGCAATGTTTAATAACTCAGAATGGATCTCCTAACTCTGATCTTAAGTTAAACAAGGCAAATCCCCAAACTTTTGACTGCATATTGTGTGGTTACAAAGCAACTTCTAAGAACTATGTTTTATTCCACCTTCAGAATATTCACAGTACAAGCAATACTGATTTCATTCATGTTTTAGAGACCCTGGAGTCTGGAAAGAAGGGACCCAGAGGAATAAAGGGAAAGAAGGGAAGCCAGGATCCTCTTCTGCGTGAACAACGACacgtgtgtgatgcatgtggtgaAGTATTTCTTTCTAAAGCCGAACTCATCCGTCATCGTATCAAAGATAAACAGTACatgtgtggggtgtgttgccATGCATCCTGTAGCCAACAAGAAGTAACTACACACATGGCAACTCATCATCCTCACCATCATACATCTATGACCGGAGGGTTGTCCTGTTGGATATGTGGTGCTGTTTCAGGGTCAGCTTCCAATTTAGATGATCATCTTGTTACTCATGGTACAATAAGGGCAGAGTGTGTATCATGTGGAGAATATGGAGATAGGCTAGAAGCACTCCTTCCTCACGTAGGTGTCCACTTACCTCGTCAGTCTACTCGTGTGCGTCTTACAGTGGGTAGACCTGGACAGCCTCCATTATCTCACACTTTTGAGGTGGCTGTAGATGGAACCATCCACAGTGGATTAAATACAAATCGTACATCTCCAGTTTCTGTTGAAGCCATGCCCACTCGTATTGCTCCAGCTTATGCCTGTAGTGAATGTGGTGCTTGTCTGGCAGGAGCTGCACAGTTAGAAGCTCATTTACCATTACATCAAGTTAATTCTATTGTTACAACTCAAGCAGCAATATCAACCAATAATTCTGGGACTTTCACTAACACCACTGCTACAATGGGACCAGTCACAGCTTCCATGACAGCAGCAATAGGAGCTTCTGTTGATTGTGTTTTTCGTGTTCCTGGTTCCTTTGAATTTCGCTGTGAAGAATGTGGATTTTGGAGAGAAGACAGCGAACCAGTTATGCGTCACATACAAGCTGTACATATGTCTGGCAATATGCTGCATTCAGTAAAGCTTCAGTCTGGTTTGGTACAGATCCATCCTATCCATGTTGTAACACCAATTAGTTCTCTTTCTGCACAATGA
- the LOC128698504 gene encoding gastrula zinc finger protein xFG20-1 isoform X1, protein MATATKTTNGTAIHPDARFASLNSMSEPLQLSPGVEGRVEPYELVELFYGSSTASPATNASQLSPRSGGTSSPEVMQVVEQTTKEKLHPDSYTCEVCGRNFKEASHFTKHKRGALCRKLAQRMAKKTKKRKGSGNQDSADKKNKQRILHKPYQCNVCGAKFCDKVNVELHLERQHNSRQQLWVEVAKSGVFSCAECDRCFQDKGDLAEHQRQHMATYLHHTERLSHGGEPQGTTVVYYHDTLQQVPTYGQQTQPPPPPHLPPPPAPTPMAHIHTNMTTILHTPQLPPSSIIPVSQANNSQPSLSTHSALPSIPPLTVVECVAKGLKNSKTDRLTANSKWNICGECGHKFVDPMNLELHIQRKHPDSYMIETINLGGGTILYKTNNTRSDVQCLITQNGSPNSDLKLNKANPQTFDCILCGYKATSKNYVLFHLQNIHSTSNTDFIHVLETLESGKKGPRGIKGKKGSQDPLLREQRHVCDACGEVFLSKAELIRHRIKDKQYMCGVCCHASCSQQEVTTHMATHHPHHHTSMTGGLSCWICGAVSGSASNLDDHLVTHGTIRAECVSCGEYGDRLEALLPHVGVHLPRQSTRVRLTVGRPGQPPLSHTFEVAVDGTIHSGLNTNRTSPVSVEAMPTRIAPAYACSECGACLAGAAQLEAHLPLHQVNSIVTTQAAISTNNSGTFTNTTATMGPVTASMTAAIGASVDCVFRVPGSFEFRCEECGFWREDSEPVMRHIQAVHMSGNMLHSVKLQSGLVQIHPIHVVTPISSLSAQ, encoded by the exons ATGGCAACAGCAACCAAAACAACTAATGGGACTGCAATACATCCTGATGCTCGATTTGCATCTCTGAATTCTATGTCAGAGCCTCTCCAGTTATCTCCAGGA GTTGAAGGGCGTGTAGAACCATATGAGCTGGTAGAGCTGTTCTATGGCAGCAGTACTGCATCCCCTGCTACAAATGCATCACAACTTTCTCCTAGATCAGGTGGAACTTCTTCTCCTGAGGTCATGCAG GTTGTAGAACAAACAACTAAGGAAAAACTTCATCCCGATTCTTATACTTGTGAAGTCTGTGGGAGGAATTTCAAAGAAGCATCACACTTCACTAAACACAAACGTGGAGCCCTTTGTAGAAAATTAGCCCAGCGCATGGCTAAGAAAACTAAAAAGAGGAAAGGCTCTGGAAATCAGGACTCTGCAGATAAGAAAAATAAACAAAGAATTCTtcataaaccatatcagtgtaaTGTGTGTGGTGCTAAATTCTGTGATAAAGTAAATGTGGAATTACACTTAGAAAGGCAACACAACAGTCGCCAGCAACTATGGGTTGAAGTTGCAAAGAGTGGGGTTTTCTCATGTGCAGAGTGTGATAGATGCTTTCAAGATAAAGGAGATCTAGCAGAGCATCAGAGACAACATATGGCAACATATCTTCACCACACTGAGAGATTAAGTCATGGAGGGGAACCTCAGGGTACAACTGTAgtatactaccatgatactctcCAACAGGTCCCGACTTATGGAcagcagacacaaccaccacccccgccACACCTGCCTCCACCTCCTGCCCCTACACCAATggctcacatacacacaaacatgaccACGATTCTTCACACTCCTCAGCTTCCCCCATCATCAATTATTCCTGTGTCACAAGCTAACAATTCGCAGCCATCTCTCTCTACTCATTCTGCACTACCAAGTATACCACCTTTAACAGTAGTAGAGTGTGTAGCAAAAGGTCTAAAGAATAGCAAGACAGATAGATTGACGGCAAATAGTAAATGGAATATATGCGGTGAGTGTGGCCACAAGTTTGTAGATCCCATGAATCTAGAGCTTCACATTCAACGGAAGCACCCTGATTCGTATATGATAGAGACCATTAATTTAGGAGGTGGAACCATTCTCTACAAAACCAATAATACTCGTTCAGATGTGCAATGTTTAATAACTCAGAATGGATCTCCTAACTCTGATCTTAAGTTAAACAAGGCAAATCCCCAAACTTTTGACTGCATATTGTGTGGTTACAAAGCAACTTCTAAGAACTATGTTTTATTCCACCTTCAGAATATTCACAGTACAAGCAATACTGATTTCATTCATGTTTTAGAGACCCTGGAGTCTGGAAAGAAGGGACCCAGAGGAATAAAGGGAAAGAAGGGAAGCCAGGATCCTCTTCTGCGTGAACAACGACacgtgtgtgatgcatgtggtgaAGTATTTCTTTCTAAAGCCGAACTCATCCGTCATCGTATCAAAGATAAACAGTACatgtgtggggtgtgttgccATGCATCCTGTAGCCAACAAGAAGTAACTACACACATGGCAACTCATCATCCTCACCATCATACATCTATGACCGGAGGGTTGTCCTGTTGGATATGTGGTGCTGTTTCAGGGTCAGCTTCCAATTTAGATGATCATCTTGTTACTCATGGTACAATAAGGGCAGAGTGTGTATCATGTGGAGAATATGGAGATAGGCTAGAAGCACTCCTTCCTCACGTAGGTGTCCACTTACCTCGTCAGTCTACTCGTGTGCGTCTTACAGTGGGTAGACCTGGACAGCCTCCATTATCTCACACTTTTGAGGTGGCTGTAGATGGAACCATCCACAGTGGATTAAATACAAATCGTACATCTCCAGTTTCTGTTGAAGCCATGCCCACTCGTATTGCTCCAGCTTATGCCTGTAGTGAATGTGGTGCTTGTCTGGCAGGAGCTGCACAGTTAGAAGCTCATTTACCATTACATCAAGTTAATTCTATTGTTACAACTCAAGCAGCAATATCAACCAATAATTCTGGGACTTTCACTAACACCACTGCTACAATGGGACCAGTCACAGCTTCCATGACAGCAGCAATAGGAGCTTCTGTTGATTGTGTTTTTCGTGTTCCTGGTTCCTTTGAATTTCGCTGTGAAGAATGTGGATTTTGGAGAGAAGACAGCGAACCAGTTATGCGTCACATACAAGCTGTACATATGTCTGGCAATATGCTGCATTCAGTAAAGCTTCAGTCTGGTTTGGTACAGATCCATCCTATCCATGTTGTAACACCAATTAGTTCTCTTTCTGCACAATGA